From the Cryptosporangium aurantiacum genome, one window contains:
- the rimI gene encoding ribosomal protein S18-alanine N-acetyltransferase codes for MRWWHIEAAGPIERDLFGDEEWSPGMFWSELAQVATRWYRVALDGEELVGYAGLCVYGPEEAWVQNIAVRRDRQGHGLGRRLLDELLDEAVRRGAQQVLLEVRADNGPAQRLYARRGFEAIGLRRGYYQPSGADAVVMRWDAMGAG; via the coding sequence ATGCGGTGGTGGCACATCGAAGCGGCCGGTCCGATCGAACGCGACCTGTTCGGCGACGAAGAGTGGTCGCCGGGCATGTTCTGGTCCGAGCTCGCGCAGGTCGCGACCCGCTGGTACCGGGTGGCGCTCGACGGAGAAGAACTCGTGGGTTACGCCGGGCTCTGCGTCTACGGCCCGGAGGAGGCCTGGGTGCAGAACATCGCGGTACGCCGCGACCGCCAGGGCCACGGCCTCGGACGGCGGCTGCTGGACGAGCTGCTCGACGAGGCGGTCCGGCGCGGCGCACAGCAGGTGCTGCTGGAAGTGCGGGCCGACAACGGCCCCGCCCAGCGGCTGTACGCTCGCCGCGGGTTCGAGGCGATCGGCCTTCGCCGCGGCTACTACCAGCCCAGCGGCGCCGACGCGGTCGTGATGCGCTGGGACGCGATGGGGGCGGGATGA
- a CDS encoding beta-class carbonic anhydrase — MSVTDDLLANAERYAANFDKGDLPLPPALGVAVLACMDARLNPYGVLGLKEGDAHVIRNAGGVVTADELRSLAISQRLLGTTEIILIHHTDCGMLTFTDDEFKASIQADTGLKPAWAAEAFSNLEDDVRQSIARIKADPFIPRKESVRGFVYDVATGKLAEVPA; from the coding sequence ATGAGCGTGACCGACGATCTGCTGGCCAACGCCGAGCGTTACGCCGCGAACTTCGACAAAGGTGACCTGCCGCTGCCGCCCGCCCTGGGCGTCGCGGTGCTCGCGTGCATGGACGCCAGACTCAACCCGTACGGCGTGCTGGGGCTGAAGGAGGGCGACGCGCACGTCATCCGGAACGCGGGTGGCGTCGTGACCGCCGACGAACTGCGCAGCCTGGCGATCAGCCAGCGGCTGCTCGGAACCACCGAGATCATCCTGATCCACCACACCGACTGCGGCATGCTGACGTTCACCGACGACGAGTTCAAGGCGTCGATCCAGGCCGACACGGGGCTCAAGCCCGCGTGGGCCGCGGAGGCGTTCAGCAACCTCGAGGACGACGTCCGGCAGTCGATCGCCCGGATCAAGGCCGACCCGTTCATCCCCCGTAAGGAGTCCGTCCGCGGCTTCGTCTACGACGTGGCCACCGGCAAGCTCGCGGAGGTGCCCGCCTAG
- a CDS encoding tetratricopeptide repeat protein: MADRRRASGGWVEFEVRSEGVDKPGHEYGGLLGYGAPEDYGFGDDRGGRSDYLEAAYGAPPGHGPGSPAYDPFEAGLGSVSAYDPNTTYDYGGSGYGGLLAIESGPSRDPEPEPDYLPVPVHHDTDLRDRVRTPSPVPETLGEVRALLFDEVSVVPVGLASEWLRPEANIVPTQPRPEVDELVAWAVQADRGPLLRLLCGAGGQGKTHAARQICATLEARGWVAGFLPLPPVTWRTTTPADLAMTGPDQPYWEQQLRRAPEVIAGIRAVAELEIPTLLVVDQAEAVGPLVGELLATIDEYGAAPWIRVLLLARSPDGWFTDLSDAHRLRSWVSPTPVWLPPLPQQLGPEQSAAVWRAAVAAFANRAVADGVLPSADLARLTSPAPAGLWGTTLDFYADAALRVLDATAPSLRRHTRRDGGGPDPVGGVLAYERRQVSAVLAAAGCAIEDGQRDWAMAVVSLLPAASPDAAVRALRTVPAPWQVPPDRRAEVAIALARLYRGNAEQGWSPPRPARLADAHLLDLAGSLSDPEWSAVMSSICGDADPLAALHAATTLIRCLSAPTPSRRQERAKNRINVSLPWLLRTAPDRYAVPLTLLAPVRYTKAISDLLAAGELPLETVRQLDSLVLSVGFTPSRASIAAAVSERLVAAARPGTDPQPDVLSEYARCLNNLGIRLSALGRAEDALAPAEDAAAVQRRLAVKDPTTYLPDLAMSLDLLSAGLAEAGRPEEALPPAEEAAVAYRRLAAQDSVAYLPELAGALNTLGIRLTETGRREAALEPVEEAVAVCRRLAVIDRATYQPELAFSLTNLSISLADLERWEESIEPAEEAVVVYRRLVAADSVAHLPALALALNNLGNRLAEAGRRDEALQPAEEAVAVYRRLVASNSAAYLPNLAASLNNLGIRLAEAGRMQEALAPVEEAVEVYRRLVDAEGAAYGPELALSLHNLGNRLVRLGRPLEALSPVAEAVDLRRELAETDPDAHLADLARSLAAASTTFGALGRMEDAASAAEQAVGVLESAPRAVENTLVMAVVKIRDGAVARLESDERNSRALTQTTGTVRALGWGSGQQVPPRRRR; the protein is encoded by the coding sequence GTGGCTGATCGTCGGCGGGCGTCGGGCGGCTGGGTCGAGTTCGAGGTCCGGTCCGAAGGCGTCGACAAGCCCGGACACGAGTACGGGGGGCTGCTGGGGTACGGCGCTCCGGAGGACTACGGGTTCGGCGACGACCGAGGCGGGCGTTCGGACTACCTGGAGGCCGCCTACGGCGCACCACCGGGGCACGGGCCGGGCTCGCCCGCGTACGACCCGTTCGAGGCCGGCCTCGGGTCGGTGTCCGCGTACGACCCCAACACGACGTACGACTACGGCGGATCGGGCTACGGCGGGCTGCTGGCGATCGAGAGCGGACCGAGCCGGGACCCCGAGCCGGAGCCCGATTACCTCCCGGTCCCGGTGCACCACGACACCGACCTGCGTGACCGCGTCCGGACACCGTCCCCGGTACCCGAGACGCTCGGCGAGGTCCGGGCGCTGCTGTTCGACGAGGTGAGCGTCGTCCCGGTCGGGCTGGCGTCGGAGTGGCTGCGGCCGGAGGCGAACATCGTCCCGACCCAGCCCCGGCCGGAGGTGGACGAACTCGTCGCCTGGGCCGTTCAGGCCGACCGCGGCCCGTTGCTGCGGCTGCTGTGCGGCGCGGGTGGTCAGGGCAAGACGCACGCCGCGCGGCAGATCTGCGCGACGCTGGAGGCGCGGGGCTGGGTGGCGGGCTTCCTCCCGCTGCCGCCGGTGACCTGGCGCACGACGACCCCGGCCGACCTGGCGATGACCGGGCCGGACCAGCCGTACTGGGAGCAGCAGCTGCGGCGCGCCCCGGAGGTGATCGCAGGCATCCGGGCCGTCGCCGAGTTGGAGATCCCGACGCTGCTGGTCGTCGACCAGGCGGAGGCGGTCGGGCCGCTGGTCGGCGAGTTGCTCGCGACGATCGACGAGTACGGCGCCGCGCCGTGGATCCGCGTGCTGCTGCTCGCACGGTCGCCTGACGGGTGGTTCACCGACCTCTCCGACGCGCATCGGCTGCGCTCCTGGGTCTCGCCGACGCCGGTCTGGCTACCGCCGCTGCCGCAGCAACTCGGTCCGGAGCAGTCGGCGGCCGTCTGGCGAGCCGCCGTCGCCGCGTTCGCGAACCGGGCGGTGGCTGATGGCGTGCTCCCGTCTGCCGACCTCGCCCGGCTGACGTCACCGGCACCTGCCGGTCTCTGGGGGACGACGCTCGACTTCTACGCCGACGCCGCGCTACGGGTTCTGGACGCCACCGCGCCGTCACTCCGTCGGCACACGCGGCGGGACGGGGGCGGACCCGACCCGGTGGGCGGTGTGCTCGCCTACGAACGCCGCCAGGTCTCCGCGGTGCTCGCCGCCGCCGGCTGCGCGATCGAGGACGGTCAGCGCGACTGGGCGATGGCCGTCGTCAGCCTGCTGCCCGCGGCCAGCCCGGACGCGGCGGTCCGGGCGCTGCGGACCGTGCCAGCCCCCTGGCAGGTGCCCCCGGACCGGCGGGCCGAGGTCGCGATCGCGCTGGCCCGCCTGTACCGGGGCAACGCCGAGCAGGGCTGGTCACCGCCGCGGCCGGCGCGGCTCGCCGACGCGCACCTGCTCGACCTGGCGGGGAGCCTGTCCGACCCGGAGTGGTCGGCGGTGATGTCGAGCATCTGCGGGGACGCCGACCCGCTCGCGGCGCTGCACGCGGCCACCACGCTGATCCGCTGCCTGTCCGCTCCGACCCCGTCGCGGCGGCAGGAGCGCGCCAAGAACCGGATCAACGTCTCGCTGCCGTGGTTGCTGCGGACCGCGCCGGACCGGTACGCGGTGCCGCTGACGCTGCTGGCCCCGGTGCGCTACACGAAGGCGATCAGCGACCTGCTGGCCGCGGGTGAGCTTCCGCTGGAGACCGTGCGCCAGCTGGATTCGCTGGTGCTGTCGGTCGGCTTCACGCCGAGCCGGGCGTCGATCGCGGCAGCGGTCTCCGAGCGGTTGGTGGCGGCCGCGCGTCCGGGCACCGACCCGCAGCCCGACGTGTTGAGCGAGTACGCCCGGTGCCTCAACAACCTGGGGATCCGGCTCTCCGCGCTCGGCCGGGCCGAGGACGCGCTCGCCCCGGCCGAGGACGCCGCCGCGGTGCAGCGTCGGCTGGCGGTCAAGGACCCCACCACGTACCTGCCCGACCTGGCGATGTCGCTGGACCTGCTCAGCGCCGGGCTGGCGGAGGCCGGTCGTCCGGAGGAGGCCCTGCCACCGGCGGAGGAGGCGGCCGTGGCGTACCGCCGCCTCGCGGCCCAGGACTCGGTCGCCTACCTGCCCGAGCTGGCCGGGGCGTTGAACACGCTCGGGATCCGGCTCACCGAGACCGGTCGCCGGGAAGCAGCCTTGGAGCCGGTGGAGGAGGCGGTGGCGGTCTGCCGTCGGCTGGCGGTGATCGACCGGGCCACCTACCAGCCCGAGCTGGCGTTCTCGCTGACCAACCTCAGCATCAGCCTGGCGGACCTGGAACGGTGGGAGGAGTCGATCGAACCGGCCGAGGAGGCGGTTGTCGTCTACCGGCGGCTGGTGGCCGCCGACTCGGTGGCGCACCTGCCCGCGCTGGCGCTCGCGTTGAACAACCTCGGTAACCGGCTGGCCGAGGCCGGGCGGCGGGACGAGGCGCTGCAGCCCGCGGAGGAGGCGGTGGCTGTCTACCGCAGGCTCGTCGCGTCGAACTCGGCCGCCTACCTGCCGAACCTCGCGGCGTCGCTGAACAACCTCGGCATCCGGCTGGCCGAGGCCGGCCGGATGCAGGAGGCGCTGGCGCCGGTCGAGGAGGCGGTCGAGGTGTATCGGCGACTGGTCGACGCCGAGGGCGCGGCCTACGGTCCGGAGCTGGCACTCTCCCTGCACAACCTGGGCAACCGGCTGGTGCGGCTGGGGCGGCCGCTGGAGGCGCTGTCGCCGGTCGCCGAGGCCGTCGACCTCCGGCGGGAACTCGCCGAGACCGACCCGGACGCGCACCTCGCGGATCTGGCGCGCTCGCTGGCTGCGGCGAGCACGACGTTCGGCGCCCTGGGCCGGATGGAGGACGCCGCCTCGGCCGCCGAGCAGGCCGTCGGGGTGCTGGAGTCGGCGCCTCGCGCCGTGGAGAACACGCTGGTGATGGCCGTGGTGAAGATTCGGGACGGTGCGGTGGCGCGGCTGGAGTCGGACGAGCGTAACTCGCGGGCGCTGACCCAGACCACCGGCACCGTCCGGGCCCTCGGCTGGGGCTCCGGCCAACAGGTCCCACCCCGCCGCCGCCGTTAG
- a CDS encoding class I SAM-dependent methyltransferase: protein MEVSDIEALRSAAGEAALSAASAEGDPLALATRLRAAGHDPHLVSLALTQQRLRRSAAIKLGSDASAMLFTIDAVEQATRNTVATRRASHLAASGATRVIDLGCGAGSDLLAMARAGLDVTGVERDPVTAAVAAANVEALGLTDHARVICADATEIDLNGYDAAFCDPARRSGGRRVFDPDAYSPPWSFVLALAERIPRTVVKIAPGIDHDRIPAGTEAQWVSERGEVVEAALWFGPLADVPRRATLLPGATARDLTTARGAELTGTGDREAPVGAIGAYLYDPDGAVVRAHLVAELADQLGGRLLDPAIAYLTTDELRVTPFARAYRIDTVLPFGVKRLRAELARRGVGRLEIKKRGTAVTPEQLRPQLKLSGPNAATLILTRVAGKPLALLCEPSAD from the coding sequence GTGGAGGTATCGGACATCGAGGCGCTGCGGTCCGCGGCCGGTGAGGCCGCGCTGTCGGCCGCGTCCGCCGAGGGTGACCCGCTCGCGTTGGCCACTCGACTACGCGCTGCCGGCCACGACCCGCACCTGGTCTCGCTCGCGCTCACCCAACAGCGGCTACGCCGCTCCGCCGCGATCAAGCTCGGCTCCGACGCTTCCGCCATGTTGTTCACTATCGACGCCGTCGAGCAAGCCACCCGCAACACGGTGGCCACCCGTCGAGCGAGCCATCTTGCCGCGAGCGGCGCGACACGCGTGATCGACCTGGGCTGCGGGGCCGGGTCCGACCTGCTCGCGATGGCTCGGGCCGGTCTGGACGTGACCGGCGTCGAGCGGGACCCGGTGACCGCCGCGGTGGCGGCCGCGAACGTCGAGGCGCTCGGGCTCACCGACCACGCGCGGGTGATCTGCGCCGACGCGACCGAGATCGACCTGAACGGGTACGACGCCGCGTTCTGCGATCCGGCGCGCCGGTCCGGTGGGCGCCGGGTGTTCGATCCGGACGCGTACTCGCCGCCGTGGTCGTTCGTCCTGGCGCTCGCCGAGCGGATCCCCCGGACCGTGGTCAAGATCGCGCCGGGGATCGACCACGACCGGATCCCGGCGGGCACCGAGGCGCAGTGGGTGTCCGAACGCGGCGAGGTCGTGGAGGCCGCGCTCTGGTTCGGTCCGCTCGCCGACGTACCGCGCCGGGCGACGCTGCTGCCGGGCGCCACCGCCCGCGACCTGACCACCGCACGGGGGGCCGAGCTCACCGGCACCGGCGACCGCGAAGCACCCGTCGGGGCGATCGGCGCCTACCTCTACGACCCGGACGGCGCCGTCGTGCGCGCCCATCTCGTCGCCGAGTTGGCCGACCAGCTCGGCGGCCGGCTGCTCGATCCGGCGATCGCCTACCTGACGACCGACGAGCTGCGGGTCACGCCATTCGCCCGCGCCTACCGGATCGACACCGTGCTGCCGTTCGGCGTCAAGCGGCTCCGCGCCGAGCTGGCCCGGCGCGGCGTCGGCCGCCTGGAGATCAAGAAGCGCGGCACCGCCGTGACACCGGAGCAGCTCCGCCCGCAGCTGAAGCTGTCCGGCCCGAACGCCGCCACGCTGATCCTGACCCGCGTCGCCGGAAAGCCCCTGGCCCTCCTCTGCGAGCCGTCCGCAGACTGA
- the tsaD gene encoding tRNA (adenosine(37)-N6)-threonylcarbamoyltransferase complex transferase subunit TsaD: MADEPLVLGIETSCDETGVGIVRGYTLLADAVASSVDQHARFGGVVPEVASRAHLEAMVPTVHRALDDAGVTLSDVDAIAVTAGPGLAGALLVGVAAAKAYSLALGKPLYGVNHLAAHVAVDTLEHGPLPEPAIAMLVSGGHSSLLLVDDLTGDVESLGATIDDAAGEAFDKVARVLGLPFPGGPPIDKAAREGDPAAIGFPRGLTGPRDLAEHRFDFSFSGLKTAVARWVETRQRSGEPVPVADVAASFQEAVADVLTAKAIDACRKHGVETLLIGGGVAANSRLRALAADRCEKAGIQLRVPRPKLCTDNGAMVAALGSRLVAAGIAPSPLDLPADSSLPVTEVVMAGRVGV, translated from the coding sequence ATGGCGGACGAACCGCTGGTGTTGGGGATCGAGACGTCCTGCGACGAGACCGGGGTCGGCATCGTCCGCGGGTACACGCTGCTGGCCGACGCGGTCGCGTCCAGCGTCGACCAGCACGCCCGGTTCGGTGGCGTGGTGCCGGAGGTGGCGAGCCGCGCCCACCTGGAGGCGATGGTGCCGACCGTGCACCGGGCGCTGGACGACGCGGGCGTCACGCTCTCCGACGTGGACGCGATCGCGGTGACCGCCGGGCCGGGCCTGGCCGGTGCGCTGCTGGTCGGCGTCGCTGCGGCCAAGGCGTACTCGCTGGCACTCGGCAAACCGCTGTACGGCGTCAACCACCTGGCCGCCCACGTCGCGGTCGACACGCTGGAGCACGGTCCGCTGCCCGAGCCGGCGATCGCGATGCTGGTCTCCGGTGGACACTCGTCGCTGCTGCTGGTCGACGACCTCACCGGCGACGTCGAGTCGCTCGGCGCGACGATCGACGACGCGGCGGGCGAAGCGTTCGACAAGGTCGCGAGGGTGCTCGGGCTGCCGTTCCCGGGTGGGCCGCCGATCGACAAGGCGGCTCGCGAGGGCGACCCGGCCGCTATCGGCTTCCCGCGTGGGCTGACCGGGCCGCGTGACCTCGCCGAGCACCGGTTCGACTTCTCGTTCTCGGGCCTGAAGACCGCGGTGGCGCGCTGGGTGGAGACCCGGCAGCGGTCCGGCGAGCCGGTACCGGTGGCCGACGTGGCGGCGTCGTTCCAGGAGGCGGTGGCCGACGTGCTGACCGCGAAAGCGATCGACGCCTGCCGGAAACACGGCGTGGAGACGTTGCTGATCGGCGGCGGGGTCGCGGCGAACTCCCGCCTGCGGGCGCTGGCCGCCGACCGCTGCGAGAAGGCCGGGATCCAGTTGCGGGTGCCGAGGCCGAAGCTCTGCACGGACAACGGCGCGATGGTGGCGGCGCTCGGTTCCCGGCTGGTCGCGGCCGGAATCGCGCCCTCACCCCTGGACCTGCCCGCCGACTCGTCCCTCCCGGTGACCGAGGTCGTCATGGCGGGGCGGGTGGGGGTGTAG
- a CDS encoding long-chain-fatty-acid--CoA ligase: MPLTVASILAETAARRPTHPALVLGDLRLPYAAVWDQAKRYAAVFRAQGIGPGDRVSILIPNTPHFVFAYYGAAALGAVVVPVHALLRAEEIEYVLRDSGSKLFVCAGPLLGEGAKGAELAEVPLLTVLGDMGPQTDAPRLDELAQQTEPVRTYEQAEPDDVAVILYTSGTTGKPKGAMLTHLNIVMNVDSSVISSFDTSPDDVVLGCLPLFHSFGQTVSMNVTFRAGGTLVLMPRFDGPGALALMLKEKVTNFIAVPTMYMGLLDAMKQSESDEKPPLRLAISGGASLPLTVLEEFEQVFGIPVYEGYGLTETSPVATFNQKGWPTKPGTVGRPIWGVDAEIARPEIEERIELLPTGELGEIVIRGHNIMKGYLNRPEATAEAIVDGWFRTGDLGTKDGDGYITIVDRKKDMVLRGGFNVYPREVEEVLMRHPDVAQVAVIAVPHPTHGEEVCAVIVPTAGSTPDAEQIIGWAKTHLAGHKYPRIVEFVDAFPLGPSGKVLKRELKTQFG, from the coding sequence TTGCCGCTCACCGTCGCCTCGATCCTCGCCGAGACCGCCGCTCGGCGTCCGACCCACCCCGCGCTGGTCCTCGGCGATCTGCGGCTGCCCTACGCCGCCGTCTGGGACCAGGCCAAGCGGTACGCAGCGGTCTTCCGCGCCCAGGGCATCGGCCCTGGTGACCGCGTCTCGATCCTGATCCCGAACACGCCGCACTTCGTCTTCGCGTACTACGGCGCGGCGGCGCTCGGTGCCGTCGTCGTCCCGGTGCACGCGCTGCTGCGGGCCGAGGAGATCGAGTACGTCCTGCGTGACTCCGGATCCAAGCTGTTCGTCTGCGCGGGCCCGCTGCTCGGTGAGGGCGCCAAGGGTGCGGAACTCGCCGAGGTCCCGCTGCTCACCGTTTTGGGAGACATGGGCCCGCAGACCGACGCTCCGCGTCTCGACGAGCTCGCCCAGCAGACCGAACCGGTCCGCACGTACGAGCAGGCCGAGCCGGACGACGTCGCGGTGATCCTCTACACGTCGGGCACCACCGGCAAGCCCAAGGGCGCGATGCTGACCCACCTCAACATCGTGATGAACGTGGACTCGAGCGTGATCTCCTCGTTCGACACCAGCCCGGACGACGTCGTGCTCGGCTGTCTCCCGCTGTTCCACTCGTTCGGCCAGACCGTCTCGATGAACGTGACGTTCCGCGCGGGAGGGACGCTGGTGCTCATGCCGCGCTTCGACGGCCCGGGTGCGCTGGCGCTCATGCTCAAGGAGAAAGTCACGAACTTCATCGCGGTCCCGACCATGTACATGGGGCTGCTGGACGCGATGAAGCAGTCCGAGAGCGACGAGAAGCCCCCGCTGCGCCTGGCGATCTCGGGCGGCGCGTCGCTGCCGCTGACCGTGCTGGAGGAGTTCGAGCAGGTCTTCGGCATCCCGGTCTACGAGGGTTACGGGCTGACCGAGACGTCGCCGGTCGCGACGTTCAACCAGAAGGGCTGGCCGACGAAGCCGGGCACGGTCGGACGGCCGATCTGGGGTGTGGACGCCGAGATCGCGCGGCCCGAGATCGAGGAGCGGATCGAGCTGCTGCCCACCGGCGAACTGGGCGAGATCGTGATCCGCGGCCACAACATCATGAAGGGCTACCTCAACCGTCCGGAGGCCACCGCCGAGGCGATCGTCGACGGCTGGTTCCGCACCGGTGACCTGGGCACCAAGGACGGGGACGGCTACATCACGATCGTCGACCGCAAGAAGGACATGGTGCTGCGCGGCGGGTTCAACGTCTACCCGCGCGAGGTCGAGGAAGTCCTCATGCGCCACCCCGACGTCGCGCAGGTCGCGGTCATCGCGGTTCCGCACCCGACGCACGGCGAGGAGGTCTGCGCGGTGATTGTCCCGACGGCCGGTTCGACGCCGGACGCCGAGCAGATCATCGGGTGGGCGAAGACGCACCTGGCCGGCCACAAGTACCCGCGGATCGTCGAGTTCGTGGACGCGTTCCCGCTCGGGCCCAGCGGCAAGGTCCTGAAGCGCGAGCTGAAGACCCAATTCGGCTGA
- the tsaB gene encoding tRNA (adenosine(37)-N6)-threonylcarbamoyltransferase complex dimerization subunit type 1 TsaB, which produces MLALLVDTATAAVTVGVAEIITPSDVTVRARHVVVDARRHGEALAPGITAALADAGVTAGQLSAIVAGVGPGPFTGLRVGLVTASAMSDALGIPAYPVCSLDGLVTPGRPTLVATDARRREVYWATYDATGARVHGPDVAKPADLRVRLDTGELGEGLLAVGNGAALYADQLGLPVGEPLYPDVAVLARITAARILSGAPAEPLTPLYLRRPDAVEPGAAKSVLR; this is translated from the coding sequence GTGCTGGCTCTGCTTGTTGATACCGCCACCGCGGCCGTGACCGTCGGTGTGGCCGAGATCATCACTCCGTCCGACGTCACGGTCCGCGCCCGCCACGTCGTGGTCGACGCCCGGCGGCACGGCGAAGCGCTGGCGCCGGGGATCACCGCGGCGCTGGCCGACGCGGGCGTCACCGCCGGTCAGCTGAGCGCGATCGTCGCCGGGGTCGGTCCCGGACCGTTCACCGGCCTGCGGGTCGGCCTGGTCACCGCCTCCGCGATGTCCGACGCCCTCGGGATCCCGGCGTACCCGGTGTGCTCGCTGGACGGCCTGGTGACGCCTGGCCGGCCGACGCTGGTGGCCACCGACGCGCGGCGTCGCGAGGTGTACTGGGCCACGTACGACGCCACCGGTGCTCGCGTCCACGGGCCTGACGTCGCCAAACCCGCGGACCTCCGGGTCCGGCTGGACACCGGGGAGTTGGGTGAGGGCCTGCTCGCGGTGGGGAACGGCGCCGCGCTCTACGCTGACCAGCTCGGGCTCCCGGTGGGCGAGCCGCTCTACCCGGACGTGGCCGTGCTGGCCCGGATCACCGCCGCCCGGATCCTCTCCGGGGCACCCGCCGAGCCGCTCACCCCGCTGTACCTGCGCCGGCCCGACGCCGTCGAGCCCGGTGCGGCCAAGTCGGTGCTGCGGTGA
- a CDS encoding antibiotic biosynthesis monooxygenase family protein gives MIVRMVEMAAHPEAHQDLVDWACAVAVPELERQLGHVSSEVFTSADNRLVVISRWRSEPVALADPPKHWLRREAHSWDFSPVDR, from the coding sequence GTGATCGTGCGGATGGTGGAGATGGCGGCGCATCCCGAGGCGCACCAGGACCTCGTCGACTGGGCCTGCGCGGTCGCCGTGCCCGAGCTCGAGCGTCAACTCGGCCACGTCAGCTCCGAGGTCTTCACGTCGGCCGACAACCGGCTGGTCGTGATCTCCCGCTGGCGCTCGGAGCCGGTGGCGCTCGCGGACCCGCCGAAGCACTGGCTCCGACGAGAGGCTCACTCATGGGACTTCAGCCCGGTAGACCGGTAA
- a CDS encoding DUF72 domain-containing protein: protein MPAWVGTSGWQYRDWRERFYPTDVPQRSWLEYYATRFPTVEVNNAFYRLPEKSTFADWRARTPDGFVVTVKASRYLTHVKRLAEPEEPVARLMDRAAALGDRLGPVLLQLPPTLRADASVLDACLAAFPPSTRVAVEPRHESWWSTEVREVLEKHGAALCWADRLGRPVTPRWRTTDWGYLRLHEGRANPRPRYGRQALQTWADRLTHTYTAREDVYVYLNNDPGGAAIVDAEAIARALARRGTPVVGV, encoded by the coding sequence ATGCCGGCGTGGGTGGGAACCTCCGGATGGCAGTACCGCGACTGGCGCGAGCGGTTCTACCCGACCGATGTGCCGCAGCGGTCCTGGCTGGAGTACTACGCGACGCGGTTCCCCACCGTCGAAGTGAACAACGCGTTCTATCGCCTGCCGGAAAAGTCCACGTTCGCGGATTGGCGCGCCCGAACCCCGGACGGTTTTGTCGTCACGGTGAAGGCCAGCCGGTACCTCACTCACGTCAAGCGTCTCGCCGAGCCGGAGGAACCGGTGGCGCGGTTGATGGACCGCGCCGCCGCGCTGGGTGACCGGCTCGGGCCCGTGCTGCTGCAACTGCCACCGACGTTGCGCGCCGACGCGTCCGTTCTCGACGCCTGCCTGGCCGCGTTTCCGCCGTCCACCCGGGTCGCGGTCGAGCCCAGGCACGAGTCCTGGTGGAGCACCGAGGTCAGGGAGGTGCTGGAGAAACACGGAGCGGCGCTGTGCTGGGCCGACCGGCTCGGCCGCCCGGTCACGCCACGGTGGCGCACGACCGATTGGGGTTATCTGCGGCTGCACGAGGGCCGCGCCAACCCGCGTCCCCGGTACGGGCGGCAAGCACTGCAGACCTGGGCGGACCGCCTCACCCACACGTACACCGCCCGCGAGGACGTCTACGTCTACCTCAACAACGACCCCGGCGGCGCGGCGATCGTCGACGCCGAAGCGATCGCCCGCGCGCTCGCCCGTCGCGGAACTCCGGTGGTCGGCGTGTGA